A genome region from Dehalobacter sp. 12DCB1 includes the following:
- a CDS encoding SprT family zinc-dependent metalloprotease, with product MEYLSIGKRQIEYELRKSSKAKRLIVTIKHQKLKVSVPAEITFTQARRYLESNKELILKHIEKQNPAEGKTAAKEYVSGEKLLYRGRHYPLLIEEKAGPGSASFIGSRIVVTVPPGLLKEKKSQSTKKILEEWYIRQAQKLLPEQVEYYARQLDITYQKLRIKDQKTKWGSCSSKGYINLNWRIIMAPNQVAAYVIIHELAHLKYMNHSKEFWSFVEHYLPDYRKWKNWLKEHYNDLMN from the coding sequence ATGGAATACCTTAGTATAGGCAAAAGGCAAATTGAATATGAGCTTCGAAAAAGCAGCAAAGCAAAAAGACTGATTGTTACCATCAAACATCAGAAGTTAAAGGTTTCTGTTCCTGCCGAAATTACTTTCACCCAGGCTAGACGATATCTGGAAAGCAATAAAGAACTGATATTGAAGCACATCGAAAAGCAAAATCCAGCAGAAGGGAAAACTGCTGCGAAGGAATATGTTTCAGGTGAAAAACTACTGTACAGGGGGAGGCATTATCCTCTACTGATCGAAGAAAAGGCCGGACCCGGATCAGCATCGTTTATTGGAAGCAGGATCGTTGTAACCGTCCCACCGGGATTATTAAAAGAGAAGAAAAGTCAGTCAACCAAAAAGATATTGGAAGAATGGTATATCCGGCAGGCCCAAAAGCTTCTTCCTGAACAGGTCGAATATTATGCCAGACAGCTGGATATTACCTACCAAAAACTTAGAATTAAGGATCAAAAAACAAAATGGGGAAGCTGCTCAAGCAAAGGATACATTAACTTAAATTGGCGCATTATCATGGCACCAAACCAGGTTGCGGCTTATGTGATTATTCATGAATTGGCTCATCTAAAGTACATGAATCATTCCAAGGAATTCTGGTCGTTTGTAGAACATTATCTGCCGGACTATAGAAAGTGGAAAAATTGGTTGAAAGAACATTACAATGATTTGATGAATTGA
- the glpK gene encoding glycerol kinase GlpK, which yields MVQKYIIALDQGTTSSRAVVYNHEGMIVGKVQKEFTQIYPFPGWVEHDPLEVWDTQLAAIREVLDQTNIDPDDIVGLGIANQRETTVVWNRFTGKPVYHAIVWQCRRTTELCEQILNSTLNEYISDVTGLVADAYFSGTKIRWILDHIPDGQTMAENGDLLFGTIDSWLVWNLTKGRLHITDYSNASRTMLYNIRELAWDDKILSYLNIPRRLLPEVCPSSRCYGVTDSSIFGAEIPIAGIAGDQQAALFGQACFTEGMVKNTYGTGCFILMHTGRNIIRSQNKLLTTIAWGIDNEVEYALEGSVFIGGAVIQWLRDELGLLKTSAESEYYATQVKDTNGVYIVPAFVGLGAPYWDMHARGIVTGLTRGTNRFHLVRAALESIAYQTNDVLTAMAKDTDIPLKALKVDGGAADNNFLLQFQADLSGIPVERSEICEVTALGAAYLAGLAAGYWKDKEELKGLSKERLIFASNITESERQQCLSGWKVAVSQATYRTV from the coding sequence CAGGGGACAACAAGCTCACGGGCTGTCGTTTATAACCATGAAGGAATGATTGTAGGCAAAGTCCAAAAAGAGTTTACCCAGATCTATCCGTTCCCGGGGTGGGTTGAACATGATCCTTTAGAAGTCTGGGACACCCAGCTGGCTGCTATCAGAGAGGTGCTGGATCAGACGAACATAGATCCGGATGATATTGTTGGGCTAGGGATAGCAAATCAAAGGGAGACAACTGTGGTTTGGAACCGTTTCACCGGCAAACCTGTCTATCATGCGATTGTCTGGCAATGCCGTAGAACGACGGAACTTTGCGAGCAGATACTGAACAGTACTTTAAACGAGTATATATCAGATGTGACTGGCCTTGTTGCGGACGCTTATTTTTCCGGAACAAAAATCCGCTGGATCCTTGATCATATTCCGGATGGCCAGACGATGGCTGAAAATGGGGATTTGCTTTTTGGCACAATAGATAGCTGGCTCGTCTGGAACCTTACCAAGGGCCGGCTGCATATTACGGATTACAGTAATGCCTCCCGGACCATGCTCTATAATATCAGGGAACTAGCGTGGGATGATAAAATATTATCTTATCTGAACATACCCAGACGACTACTGCCGGAAGTCTGTCCGAGCAGCCGCTGCTACGGTGTAACAGATTCTTCAATATTTGGCGCTGAAATACCGATAGCGGGCATAGCTGGTGATCAGCAAGCTGCACTTTTTGGGCAGGCCTGCTTTACAGAAGGAATGGTCAAAAATACCTACGGTACAGGTTGTTTTATCCTGATGCATACTGGTAGAAATATAATCCGGTCTCAAAATAAACTGCTTACGACAATTGCCTGGGGAATTGATAACGAGGTGGAATACGCGCTGGAGGGCAGTGTATTTATTGGCGGAGCAGTCATTCAGTGGCTTCGTGATGAACTTGGATTGCTGAAAACTTCTGCTGAAAGCGAATATTATGCAACTCAGGTCAAAGATACGAATGGCGTCTATATTGTTCCAGCCTTCGTCGGACTCGGTGCACCGTACTGGGATATGCATGCCCGTGGTATAGTGACCGGACTTACTCGGGGCACAAACCGTTTTCACCTTGTAAGAGCCGCGCTGGAGAGCATTGCTTATCAGACAAATGATGTTCTTACGGCAATGGCTAAGGATACCGATATCCCTCTTAAGGCCTTGAAAGTAGACGGCGGTGCAGCTGATAATAATTTCCTGCTGCAGTTTCAGGCGGATCTCAGCGGGATCCCGGTTGAACGGTCAGAAATTTGCGAGGTTACGGCTTTGGGAGCAGCATACCTGGCAGGTTTGGCAGCCGGATACTGGAAGGACAAGGAAGAGCTGAAAGGCCTCAGTAAAGAGCGCCTTATTTTTGCTTCGAACATCACCGAATCTGAGCGTCAGCAATGCCTGAGCGGATGGAAAGTGGCAGTCAGCCAGGCGACCTATCGGACGGTATGA